One segment of Candidatus Thermoplasmatota archaeon DNA contains the following:
- a CDS encoding V-type ATP synthase subunit I: MLRPEEMTRAVVVGSMDSLDATIECLYELGILHLIDFTKQDEEFKLGQPLPRASDSSQKLLKLRSMIRTLNIEEHEPSDKLHVKDIDKKIEHALVTLDVNTSSKAEARQKIQSLIREKEIEIKALEPFVTFGIPVEDYEGFDSIASFAGVCKNDPETALRSRIKGIELFKEVRKGSIAVAVFVKNVDRLEASRILSEHNLQEVRLPKLVGQPADIVSKHHAEIKELQADLKRVETDIEHIRKQFADLIISSEEHLAIDVLKSETPLRIATSANAFVIDGWVPSSMLPDINIALDTMCCGLAFIETVSPEKEEEPPVKLKNPKLVKPFEFFINLVSTPKYKEVDPTLILFITFPLFFGFMIGDVGFGLGLVALGAVMLMKLKRYPDLYRLGAIVLVGGLLASIFGLFVFAEAFGVPFHPPPQSPDEASWESVGNIPINPILDKMHDTKEMLAISLLAGWLHLTLGLVFGFVNSYHHSKKHALGKIAWMVILFGLFQEIMVIAGSATETSHFINSTLFSPIPSMITTLSGIKLSIPAIAFIVVGVAGLPFLEGPLAMTEVVGIFSNLVSYARLAALAVGKGAMALAFNSMLFPLIFDSGNIGIAIVGIIALFVTQMFFVFFLGALSAGIQAIRLNYVEFFLKFFEGGGTDFAPLSYERKYSVATKQEA, encoded by the coding sequence ATGCTTAGGCCTGAAGAAATGACCCGTGCGGTGGTCGTCGGGTCCATGGACAGCCTCGACGCAACCATCGAGTGTCTCTACGAGCTCGGGATACTGCACCTCATAGACTTCACAAAGCAGGACGAGGAGTTCAAGCTCGGCCAGCCCCTGCCGAGAGCATCTGATTCCTCACAGAAACTCCTGAAGCTGAGATCGATGATCCGCACCCTCAACATCGAAGAGCACGAGCCTTCTGACAAACTCCACGTCAAAGACATCGACAAGAAGATCGAGCACGCCCTTGTGACGCTGGATGTCAATACATCAAGCAAGGCGGAGGCCAGACAGAAGATCCAGTCTCTTATCCGCGAAAAGGAAATCGAGATCAAGGCACTCGAACCATTCGTCACTTTCGGAATCCCGGTCGAGGATTACGAGGGCTTTGACAGTATCGCATCCTTCGCCGGCGTATGCAAGAATGATCCCGAGACCGCGTTGAGATCAAGGATCAAAGGCATCGAACTCTTCAAGGAAGTCAGGAAGGGCAGCATCGCGGTCGCGGTTTTTGTTAAGAATGTCGATAGGCTGGAGGCTTCCCGGATACTCTCGGAGCACAATCTCCAGGAAGTCAGGCTGCCAAAACTGGTGGGACAGCCGGCCGATATCGTCTCTAAGCACCATGCTGAGATCAAGGAACTGCAAGCGGATCTTAAGCGTGTAGAGACCGACATCGAACACATAAGGAAGCAGTTCGCCGATCTCATCATCTCATCAGAGGAGCACCTCGCCATCGATGTGCTCAAGTCAGAGACCCCGCTCAGGATCGCCACTTCGGCGAATGCGTTCGTCATTGATGGTTGGGTGCCGAGCTCGATGTTGCCAGACATCAACATCGCACTCGATACCATGTGCTGCGGATTGGCATTCATAGAAACGGTCTCCCCCGAGAAGGAAGAGGAACCACCGGTCAAGCTGAAGAACCCGAAGCTGGTGAAGCCCTTTGAGTTCTTCATCAATCTCGTATCGACCCCTAAATACAAGGAGGTCGACCCCACATTGATTCTCTTCATCACGTTCCCGCTTTTCTTCGGCTTCATGATAGGTGATGTCGGCTTCGGTTTGGGACTTGTGGCCCTTGGCGCGGTGATGCTGATGAAGCTGAAGAGGTATCCCGACCTCTATCGTCTCGGGGCGATCGTGCTCGTGGGCGGTCTTCTTGCAAGCATCTTTGGCCTGTTCGTATTCGCGGAAGCATTTGGAGTGCCGTTCCATCCTCCGCCACAGAGCCCTGATGAGGCCTCTTGGGAGTCTGTCGGTAACATCCCTATCAACCCCATCCTTGACAAGATGCATGATACCAAGGAGATGCTGGCAATATCTCTCTTGGCCGGATGGTTGCACCTGACGTTGGGTTTAGTGTTCGGTTTCGTCAACAGCTACCATCACAGCAAGAAGCACGCCCTCGGCAAGATCGCGTGGATGGTTATCCTATTCGGGCTGTTCCAGGAGATCATGGTGATAGCTGGGAGCGCAACTGAGACGAGTCACTTCATCAACTCGACCTTGTTCTCCCCGATACCCTCGATGATCACAACGCTCTCGGGAATCAAGCTATCGATTCCAGCCATTGCGTTCATCGTCGTTGGTGTCGCCGGCCTCCCGTTCTTGGAAGGTCCCTTGGCAATGACAGAGGTCGTCGGCATTTTCTCCAATCTCGTATCTTATGCCAGATTGGCCGCGCTTGCCGTCGGCAAGGGCGCGATGGCCCTTGCGTTCAATTCCATGCTCTTCCCACTGATATTCGATAGCGGCAACATCGGTATCGCGATTGTGGGCATCATCGCACTCTTCGTCACTCAGATGTTCTTCGTGTTCTTCCTGGGAGCCTTGTCCGCAGGGATCCAGGCTATCAGGTTGAACTATGTGGAGTTCTTCCTCAAGTTCTTCGAGGGCGGAGGCACGGACTTCGCCCCCTTGAGCTATGAGAGGAAGTACTCTGTAGCAACAAAACAGGAGGCATAA
- a CDS encoding cytidine/deoxycytidylate deaminase family protein, with the protein MVHLVCAHGQKVRNATRGLGPARVRLVEQRNSRISKDHYFMNIAIEVARRSTCTRRQIGAIIVSDVGEIKSTGYNGNPRGLPHCHEIGCIRDKLGIPSGTRLETCTAVHAEQNALIQAGTNSRRSTLYSTIVPCPICARMILNAQIARVVFIDDYSDLTGVELLKQAGIKLTRLDKKSFADKLKK; encoded by the coding sequence ATGGTCCATCTGGTCTGCGCCCATGGACAGAAAGTTAGAAATGCCACAAGAGGCTTGGGTCCGGCGAGGGTGCGCTTGGTCGAGCAGAGGAACTCCAGGATCTCGAAAGATCATTATTTCATGAACATCGCCATCGAGGTCGCCCGCAGGAGCACATGCACTAGGAGGCAGATAGGCGCAATCATCGTAAGCGATGTTGGTGAGATCAAGAGCACGGGTTACAATGGGAACCCACGCGGACTGCCGCATTGTCACGAGATTGGATGCATCAGAGACAAGCTTGGAATCCCTTCGGGCACCAGGCTCGAGACGTGCACGGCTGTTCACGCGGAACAGAATGCCCTCATCCAAGCAGGAACGAACTCGCGCAGATCCACACTTTACTCCACGATCGTTCCTTGCCCAATATGCGCGCGCATGATACTGAACGCGCAGATAGCTCGTGTGGTGTTCATAGATGACTATTCCGATCTGACAGGCGTTGAGCTGCTCAAGCAGGCCGGGATCAAGCTCACGCGCCTGGATAAGAAGAGCTTCGCGGACAAGTTGAAGAAGTAG
- a CDS encoding zinc ribbon domain-containing protein, with protein MADKEEPDNRARTKYRGVILFLRDAGVALLFVILVLLAMFAYTGLWPPLVVVESNSMMHGEDNLSHIGTIDTGDLVLVKKVDKVSEVETYVDGLSSGHKTYGDYGDVVIYKRGGSDTITPIIHRAIIYLEINADGQSYRSESLSSAPSDRWWTADAADTWDRLTSTLSITHVGYKDLTVAVDIGNMISSHRSGFITKGDHNSQTDQYARGEPVDLTWIVGKARGEIPWFGLLKLWTTDSLGSPAPPNSVTNLWIALGAIVVIPIAIDISMTIIERRKIAKKRVGLLTGSTEEDEENEGAAAAAEHFECPQCGTSIEATATQCPKCGVAFAEEGAEMFQCPACNTLVSVDAKSCPGCGAVFIEPEKKWEKTEEPPKRP; from the coding sequence GTGGCTGATAAGGAAGAGCCTGACAATCGGGCACGCACCAAGTACAGGGGTGTGATCCTGTTCTTGCGGGACGCGGGTGTGGCACTGCTATTCGTCATTCTTGTGCTTCTCGCGATGTTCGCGTACACCGGCCTCTGGCCGCCCTTAGTCGTCGTCGAGTCGAACAGCATGATGCACGGAGAGGACAACCTTAGCCACATCGGCACAATAGACACCGGCGACCTTGTGCTCGTCAAGAAGGTCGACAAGGTTTCTGAGGTAGAAACTTACGTCGATGGGCTGTCGTCCGGGCACAAGACCTACGGCGATTACGGGGACGTCGTCATCTACAAGAGAGGCGGATCCGACACGATCACCCCCATCATCCACAGGGCCATCATCTATCTCGAGATCAACGCTGACGGACAGAGCTACAGGTCGGAGTCGTTGAGCTCTGCACCATCAGACAGGTGGTGGACGGCAGATGCTGCAGACACTTGGGATAGGCTCACGAGCACATTGTCAATCACCCACGTCGGCTACAAGGATCTCACGGTCGCAGTCGACATAGGGAACATGATATCATCGCACAGAAGTGGGTTCATCACGAAGGGTGACCACAACTCACAGACTGACCAGTACGCCAGGGGCGAGCCTGTCGACCTCACGTGGATCGTTGGCAAGGCACGCGGGGAGATCCCTTGGTTCGGTCTTCTCAAGCTCTGGACCACTGATTCACTTGGCAGCCCTGCGCCCCCGAACAGTGTGACGAATCTGTGGATCGCCTTGGGCGCTATAGTCGTCATACCGATAGCGATAGACATCTCGATGACGATCATCGAGAGACGCAAGATCGCCAAGAAGAGAGTCGGCCTGCTTACAGGGTCCACAGAGGAAGATGAAGAGAATGAGGGAGCGGCGGCTGCGGCCGAGCACTTCGAGTGTCCTCAGTGCGGTACTTCAATCGAAGCTACCGCGACCCAATGTCCGAAATGTGGAGTTGCGTTCGCCGAGGAGGGCGCGGAGATGTTCCAGTGCCCTGCCTGCAATACTCTTGTCAGCGTGGACGCCAAATCCTGCCCTGGCTGCGGCGCCGTGTTCATCGAGCCCGAGAAGAAGTGGGAGAAAACCGAGGAACCCCCGAAACGGCCCTAG
- a CDS encoding ORC1-type DNA replication protein, producing MQDTIFQRYVSSKTIFKGDKDVLRSSYIPGVLPHREEQINQLASILVTALEGQRPSNVLLFGKTGTGKTACMKYIGKEIERATTDLKRVHFIYMNCEVIDTQYGVLQNIGNRFIENFEEKIPFTGWSTERVYSILREKIDQEKRVIVIALDEIDQLVSKSGDDVLYHLCRINDDLKNAKVSVIGISNDLRFMEFLDPRVKSSLSEEKMVFPPYNAEQLKDILEQRCKVAFEDGVLEPSVIPLCAALAAQEHGDARRALDLLRVAAEIADRSHVPVVTESDVVKAKNKIELDCVTEAIRTLPVQSKLVLMGVLLNNERGDSKLTTGDLYETYKELCQCTSMAILTQRRITDLISELDMLGIIHARVKSFGRGGRTKEIEPSVPVVEARTILEEDEILNQLKNYKLRCQTTLM from the coding sequence ATGCAGGATACTATATTCCAGCGATATGTCAGCTCGAAGACTATCTTCAAAGGGGACAAGGACGTCCTGAGGTCATCGTATATCCCAGGCGTGTTGCCTCATAGAGAAGAGCAGATCAATCAGCTGGCATCTATCCTCGTCACAGCACTCGAAGGGCAGAGGCCCTCCAACGTCTTGCTGTTCGGGAAGACCGGCACCGGCAAGACGGCGTGCATGAAATACATCGGCAAGGAGATAGAGCGCGCCACAACAGACCTGAAGAGGGTCCACTTCATCTACATGAACTGCGAGGTCATCGACACACAGTACGGAGTCCTGCAGAACATCGGGAACAGGTTCATCGAGAACTTCGAGGAGAAGATCCCGTTCACAGGTTGGAGCACCGAGCGAGTATACAGCATCCTCAGAGAGAAGATCGATCAGGAGAAGCGCGTGATTGTGATCGCTCTCGACGAGATAGATCAGCTAGTATCCAAGAGCGGGGACGACGTCCTCTACCACCTGTGTAGGATCAACGACGACCTCAAGAACGCGAAGGTGAGCGTGATCGGCATATCTAACGATCTCAGGTTCATGGAATTCCTGGACCCCCGAGTGAAGAGCTCCCTGAGCGAGGAGAAGATGGTGTTCCCACCGTACAATGCGGAGCAGCTGAAGGACATCCTGGAGCAGCGCTGCAAGGTTGCATTCGAGGACGGGGTGCTCGAACCATCCGTCATCCCGCTCTGCGCCGCCCTCGCGGCACAGGAGCACGGAGATGCTAGGCGCGCACTCGATCTCCTGAGGGTAGCAGCCGAGATCGCCGACCGGAGTCATGTTCCCGTTGTCACGGAATCAGATGTCGTCAAGGCTAAGAACAAGATCGAGCTGGATTGCGTCACCGAGGCCATACGGACATTGCCCGTGCAGTCAAAGCTCGTCCTGATGGGCGTGCTGCTCAACAACGAGCGGGGCGACAGCAAGTTGACAACGGGCGACCTGTACGAGACTTACAAGGAGCTGTGCCAGTGCACGTCGATGGCCATTCTCACACAACGCAGGATCACTGACCTGATTTCGGAGCTCGATATGCTCGGGATAATACACGCCCGTGTGAAGTCCTTCGGAAGGGGGGGGAGAACGAAGGAGATCGAGCCGAGCGTGCCCGTGGTGGAAGCACGGACGATCCTGGAAGAGGACGAGATACTGAATCAGCTGAAGAACTATAAGCTGCGGTGCCAGACAACTCTGATGTGA
- the hflX gene encoding GTPase HflX yields the protein MKNAVIFATSEETEEIRSLLSNIDIGVVKEYVQRRTAAHRTGFLGPGRIDGIFDEMKSMDVDLIVVNGVLKPSQHHFLEMKFQKECIDRLGVILRIFTDHAHTQEAIAQVTLAKLRYELPFLREWIHKAKSGERPGFLAGGAYATDVYFQHAKTHTRRIEEDLEELSKQREITRTKRREKGYSLVSLAGYTNAGKSALMNRLCSASVEVDGRLFSTLATTTRRIKGVHGNMLMSDTVGFIKDLPPDLINAFNSTLEEIFYADLILLVFDSSEDRSTVEMKLSTSLNILLPNIENRKLVVVGNKTDLISKERVKEMRSFVTPMIRPYELVMVSSLTDEGLEMLKERIASIQDYSSVIEAIVPLTNEVFGFLSRLRTKADVSQMILKDSVKVVIRCKPEESDKIMGHLRTIGAIRAELRTNASEGANQGESVSTGSEGVPLH from the coding sequence ATGAAGAACGCGGTGATATTTGCCACCAGTGAAGAGACAGAAGAGATACGATCGCTTCTGAGTAACATAGATATCGGAGTCGTGAAGGAATATGTTCAGAGGCGAACTGCTGCTCATAGGACAGGGTTCCTCGGTCCCGGTAGAATCGACGGGATATTTGACGAGATGAAGTCGATGGACGTCGACTTGATTGTTGTGAATGGAGTCCTCAAACCCTCTCAACACCATTTCTTGGAGATGAAGTTCCAGAAGGAGTGTATTGACAGGCTGGGAGTGATTCTCAGGATATTCACTGATCATGCACACACGCAAGAGGCAATCGCTCAAGTCACTCTGGCCAAGCTCAGATATGAGCTCCCCTTCCTTCGCGAGTGGATACACAAAGCAAAGAGCGGCGAGAGGCCTGGATTCTTGGCAGGAGGAGCCTACGCTACGGATGTGTACTTCCAGCATGCGAAAACCCATACTAGACGGATTGAGGAGGATCTTGAGGAGCTATCAAAGCAAAGGGAAATCACTCGAACGAAGAGAAGAGAGAAGGGGTATTCTCTCGTGTCTCTTGCCGGGTATACCAACGCTGGGAAATCCGCCTTGATGAACAGGTTATGCTCAGCGAGCGTTGAAGTCGATGGTCGCCTATTCTCCACTCTTGCTACAACTACCAGACGAATCAAAGGGGTCCATGGGAACATGCTGATGAGCGACACCGTTGGGTTCATCAAGGACCTTCCTCCAGATCTGATCAATGCGTTCAACTCGACGCTGGAGGAGATTTTCTATGCCGATTTGATCCTCCTAGTCTTTGATTCAAGCGAAGACAGAAGCACTGTTGAGATGAAACTGTCAACTTCGCTTAACATCCTCCTTCCAAACATCGAAAACAGGAAGTTGGTAGTCGTTGGCAATAAGACCGACCTCATCTCCAAAGAGAGAGTGAAAGAGATGCGCTCGTTTGTAACTCCAATGATTAGACCTTATGAGCTCGTGATGGTTTCCTCGTTGACCGACGAAGGTCTAGAGATGCTCAAAGAGAGGATTGCCAGTATTCAAGATTACTCATCCGTGATTGAAGCGATTGTTCCGTTGACGAACGAGGTCTTCGGCTTCTTGTCCAGACTCCGAACAAAGGCTGACGTATCACAGATGATTCTGAAGGACTCGGTCAAGGTCGTGATTCGATGCAAGCCAGAAGAATCGGACAAGATCATGGGCCACCTGAGGACAATCGGAGCAATCAGAGCCGAACTGCGCACGAACGCCTCTGAGGGTGCCAACCAAGGCGAATCGGTTTCCACCGGAAGCGAAGGGGTCCCCCTCCACTGA
- a CDS encoding DUF3198 domain-containing protein — protein MSKSFLTEYRLELGSLLALLFGFLTIVSIVGVLALHAEAQEPPQTVPSYLLPIKNYLSDPFGTWVYWLVVAAPIGLVVCAWWVYDYVKKIRELAGLVDTSSKAKFVRNMDDIEYLAWSLPKKFEDHVIEKKKEFKL, from the coding sequence TTGTCAAAGAGCTTCTTGACGGAATACAGGCTCGAGCTTGGGAGCCTCCTGGCTCTTTTGTTCGGCTTCCTCACCATCGTCAGCATAGTGGGAGTGCTTGCGCTCCACGCAGAGGCCCAGGAACCACCGCAAACGGTCCCCTCGTACCTGCTTCCAATCAAGAATTACCTCTCAGACCCGTTCGGGACCTGGGTCTACTGGCTCGTGGTAGCTGCGCCGATCGGCCTGGTGGTGTGTGCCTGGTGGGTCTACGACTATGTGAAGAAGATCAGAGAGCTGGCTGGACTCGTTGACACGTCGAGCAAGGCCAAGTTCGTCAGGAACATGGATGACATCGAATACCTGGCTTGGTCCTTGCCGAAGAAGTTCGAGGATCATGTCATTGAGAAGAAGAAGGAGTTCAAGCTCTGA
- a CDS encoding tRNA(Ile)(2)-agmatinylcytidine synthase — protein MASTLLAFDDTDAPDGMCTTYLATLVIEALADYDLMGLPRLVRLNPNIPWKTRGNAAICLSFGHAAGKGRVCGNLDGTSLKYYERGRPAEPEDILRRASKVVERVARFECEKTNPGIVSSNTRPPPSLYWRAVREVVSLKEVESTLRSCGAVWKKYKSGRGVIGASAAMSWRPKDRTWEVIAYRLPTMVGTPRQIAPKSVIAMDKSTRMTFNNYDYENGHIAIAPGSPCPILFGIRGDSAEELLKARRMIRGERSDKWLLFLTNQATEDHIVRRRVSDLRPWGSARIHVRVAAVPVTIPGGHVIVRVSDGDEMDAAFYEPSKGFREVARELIPGDDVVLFGSVRKEPRSLNVEKMIVNRLVQDVRKVHNPVCKKCKKSMGSMGSGQGYRCKRCGEKASESAAKFQKFDRKIGKGWFEPPVASRRHLHKPLRRMSRVNIDNL, from the coding sequence GTGGCATCCACGTTGCTCGCCTTCGATGACACAGATGCACCTGACGGGATGTGCACTACATACCTGGCTACCCTGGTCATCGAGGCACTAGCCGACTACGATTTGATGGGCCTTCCTCGGCTTGTACGGCTGAACCCAAACATCCCTTGGAAGACCAGGGGGAACGCCGCCATATGCCTTTCGTTCGGGCATGCTGCCGGCAAGGGCAGGGTGTGCGGCAACCTCGACGGCACCTCTCTGAAGTATTACGAGCGCGGAAGGCCGGCCGAGCCAGAAGATATCCTCCGCCGCGCATCTAAGGTGGTAGAGAGGGTCGCTAGATTCGAGTGCGAAAAGACAAACCCAGGGATTGTGTCATCCAATACCAGGCCTCCACCGTCACTCTACTGGAGAGCCGTCCGGGAGGTCGTGTCCCTCAAGGAAGTCGAATCCACACTCAGATCGTGCGGAGCTGTTTGGAAGAAGTACAAGTCCGGCCGCGGGGTGATCGGCGCCTCTGCGGCGATGTCGTGGCGGCCGAAAGACCGGACTTGGGAAGTCATTGCATACAGATTGCCAACCATGGTCGGGACCCCCAGGCAGATCGCTCCGAAGAGCGTCATCGCCATGGACAAGTCAACGCGAATGACTTTCAACAACTATGACTACGAGAACGGCCACATCGCAATAGCGCCAGGTTCCCCATGTCCCATCCTCTTCGGGATAAGGGGCGATTCGGCGGAGGAGCTGCTGAAGGCCAGGAGGATGATCAGGGGGGAACGGTCGGACAAATGGCTCCTGTTCCTGACCAATCAGGCGACGGAGGATCACATTGTCCGCAGGCGCGTCTCCGATCTCAGGCCGTGGGGATCGGCTCGAATCCACGTCCGCGTGGCCGCAGTCCCAGTGACTATCCCGGGAGGCCACGTGATCGTGAGGGTTTCGGACGGCGACGAGATGGACGCCGCGTTCTACGAACCCTCCAAGGGATTCAGAGAGGTGGCTCGCGAGCTTATTCCAGGTGACGATGTCGTCCTCTTCGGATCTGTGAGGAAGGAACCCAGGAGTCTGAATGTGGAGAAGATGATCGTGAACCGACTGGTCCAAGACGTCAGGAAGGTGCACAACCCCGTTTGCAAGAAGTGCAAGAAGAGCATGGGATCCATGGGTTCAGGCCAAGGCTACCGGTGCAAGAGGTGTGGCGAGAAAGCTAGTGAGTCCGCTGCGAAGTTCCAGAAGTTCGATCGGAAGATCGGGAAAGGATGGTTCGAGCCCCCTGTCGCCTCGCGTCGCCACCTTCACAAACCACTACGGCGAATGTCGAGGGTGAACATAGACAATCTATAA
- a CDS encoding acetyl-CoA C-acetyltransferase, whose product MKEAVIVSATRTPVGKFGGALKDLSAPKIGAIAVREAVRRARIEPKDIEECIMGNVITAGLGQNPARQAALWGGLTDEVAALTINKVCGSGLKAVMLAADAILAGKEKAIVAGGMENMTNAPYLLEKARFGYKLFDSSLVDSMVRDGLWEVYNNYHMGNTGEIVAQRNGVTRADADKFALWSHQKSVAAIKSGAFKEEIVHVELPLKKEVSIFSVDEGPREDTSLEALAKLKPVFKNDGVLTAGNSSSINDGASAVVVMDSELAKERGIKPLVKIVDYVTSGVKPELLMEAPIHAVRKLLERNGLEVKDIDLWEHNEAFSTASVAIMKVLGIPEDKFNVNGGAVALGHPIGCSGARVLTTLIYAMRAHGSRRGIATLCLGGGNAVAMLVER is encoded by the coding sequence ATGAAGGAAGCAGTCATTGTAAGCGCTACCCGAACGCCCGTCGGCAAGTTCGGCGGCGCCCTCAAGGACCTGAGCGCCCCGAAGATCGGTGCGATAGCCGTCAGAGAAGCCGTGCGAAGGGCTAGGATCGAACCAAAGGACATCGAAGAATGCATCATGGGAAACGTCATCACTGCCGGGCTCGGACAGAATCCCGCGCGACAGGCGGCCCTTTGGGGTGGCCTGACGGATGAGGTTGCGGCGCTGACGATCAACAAGGTCTGCGGCTCCGGTCTGAAGGCAGTCATGCTCGCCGCGGACGCGATACTCGCGGGCAAGGAAAAGGCAATCGTCGCGGGCGGCATGGAGAACATGACCAATGCTCCGTATCTTCTAGAGAAAGCCCGGTTCGGCTACAAGTTGTTCGACTCGTCGCTCGTGGATTCGATGGTGAGGGACGGCCTCTGGGAGGTCTACAACAACTATCACATGGGCAACACGGGCGAGATCGTCGCCCAGAGAAACGGCGTCACAAGGGCCGATGCCGATAAGTTCGCCCTGTGGAGCCACCAGAAGTCCGTTGCGGCGATCAAATCGGGGGCGTTCAAGGAAGAGATTGTTCATGTCGAGCTTCCTTTGAAGAAGGAGGTCTCGATCTTCTCAGTCGACGAGGGTCCAAGAGAGGACACATCTCTTGAGGCCCTTGCCAAGCTGAAGCCCGTCTTCAAGAACGATGGTGTTCTCACTGCCGGGAACTCGTCGAGCATCAATGATGGCGCATCAGCGGTTGTCGTCATGGACTCCGAGCTCGCGAAGGAGAGAGGGATCAAACCTCTCGTAAAGATCGTGGACTACGTCACCTCAGGCGTAAAGCCAGAGCTCCTGATGGAGGCGCCCATACACGCAGTCAGGAAGCTACTGGAGAGGAACGGGCTCGAGGTCAAGGACATCGACCTCTGGGAGCACAACGAGGCGTTCTCTACCGCATCAGTTGCGATCATGAAGGTCCTCGGGATCCCCGAGGACAAGTTCAACGTCAACGGCGGCGCTGTCGCCCTCGGTCATCCGATAGGGTGCAGCGGCGCGCGAGTTCTCACCACCCTCATCTACGCCATGCGCGCGCACGGCTCAAGGCGCGGCATAGCCACGCTCTGCCTCGGCGGCGGGAACGCAGTAGCGATGCTTGTGGAGCGGTAG
- a CDS encoding M20 family metallo-hydrolase — protein sequence MDAKELMDAVAEDKGKIVESLCSMIRHVAVGPENGGPGEAERGKFLVNLARGLGLKDIEVLESSDPSVLKGKRLNIIVRVKGATSKNMWVVTHMDTVPEGDLSAWKYPPYEPKIVKGRIYGRGSEDNGQELMASLFGLATLVKKGVTPECNIGLVFVSDEEHGNVHGIDFLIPKRVFKKGDLVVVPDHGEPDGDAISIVEKGIAWLNVEVIGKQTHSSTPDEGINAFEVAARYMIAAVDSLRKRFPIKNPLFEPPVSTFVPTKCEANGLNINTVPGKLVFAFDFRVLPEYSLDDVSSELRHIAKKFEKSTGAKINISFLQRADAAPRTATDAEIVKRLSKAVERVRGIKPHPIGVGGGTCAAPFRRAGIDAVVWSTIPGTAHDANEYAKIEDLVADTKVYALLFAGKNVKNV from the coding sequence ATGGACGCAAAGGAATTGATGGATGCCGTCGCAGAGGACAAGGGCAAGATCGTCGAGAGCCTCTGCTCTATGATTAGGCATGTTGCAGTTGGACCTGAGAACGGCGGCCCAGGTGAGGCAGAGAGAGGCAAATTCCTTGTGAACCTGGCGAGGGGCCTTGGCCTGAAAGACATCGAGGTTCTCGAATCGAGCGACCCGAGCGTCCTGAAGGGCAAGAGGCTGAACATCATCGTGCGGGTGAAAGGAGCCACCTCCAAGAACATGTGGGTAGTGACCCACATGGACACCGTTCCAGAGGGGGATTTGAGTGCCTGGAAATATCCTCCGTACGAACCGAAGATCGTCAAGGGCAGGATCTACGGGAGAGGCTCCGAGGACAACGGACAGGAACTGATGGCTTCCCTGTTCGGACTCGCCACCCTCGTTAAGAAGGGCGTGACTCCCGAGTGCAACATAGGCTTGGTCTTCGTATCTGACGAGGAGCATGGGAACGTACATGGGATCGATTTCCTCATCCCCAAGAGAGTTTTCAAGAAGGGTGACCTGGTCGTCGTGCCCGACCATGGTGAGCCGGATGGAGACGCGATATCCATCGTTGAGAAGGGCATAGCATGGCTGAATGTCGAAGTCATCGGCAAGCAGACGCACAGCAGCACCCCAGACGAAGGCATAAACGCCTTCGAGGTCGCCGCCCGATATATGATCGCAGCGGTCGATTCTCTTCGGAAGAGATTCCCTATCAAGAATCCGCTGTTCGAGCCGCCGGTGAGCACGTTCGTTCCGACGAAGTGCGAAGCCAATGGCCTGAACATCAACACTGTCCCCGGGAAGCTGGTGTTTGCATTCGATTTCAGAGTGCTGCCTGAATACAGTCTGGATGATGTCTCGTCGGAGCTTCGGCACATCGCAAAGAAGTTCGAGAAATCGACAGGAGCGAAGATCAACATATCCTTCCTTCAGAGGGCGGATGCCGCTCCGAGGACGGCCACCGATGCCGAGATCGTCAAGAGGCTCTCAAAGGCCGTAGAGAGGGTCAGAGGCATCAAGCCGCACCCGATTGGAGTGGGTGGAGGCACATGTGCAGCACCGTTCAGGCGAGCCGGGATCGATGCGGTTGTTTGGTCGACCATACCCGGAACTGCGCACGACGCGAACGAATACGCCAAGATCGAAGACCTCGTAGCCGACACGAAGGTGTATGCACTTCTGTTCGCAGGCAAGAACGTGAAGAACGTTTAG